The following nucleotide sequence is from Solanum dulcamara chromosome 7, daSolDulc1.2, whole genome shotgun sequence.
GGAGATCTTAGCTTGAAGCAATGGGTGAGTTATTCACTTCCACAGGCAGTAATGGATGTTGTAGATGCCAACTTGGTAACCCAATTAGATAATCGCTTACAAAAGAAGCTAGATGTTGTGTCATCAATCATGAAAGTGGCATTAAATTGTTGTGCTGAATCTCCGGCAAGAAGGTCAAACATGAAAGATGTTGTAGGGATTCTACAGAAGATCAAGCTTCAACTTCTTGCATGATGAGCATGTTCTCGGAATGTATTGCTCCAAATCACTCGTTTGTTTTATGGAAAGAttgctttttttcttttcttttcttttttttggttttgttttAGCACTTGATTAGTGCATGATTCTGTTTTCAGAAATGCTAGTTGATTGCAATAAATTTTACTGTTTCCTCTTAAAAGTAGTGTTGCAAAATGGTGGAACTTGTATATTGATCctcttgaaaattttgaagcaGAATGATCTTTTTGTAAATTGTTAGAGGAATCAACTATATGAACACAAATAGGCAAGTAATATAGTAAATGTTTTACATGGGAAACACTAAGAGGACATATAACATCAAGAGAACAAACAAAAAGAGGAATGACAAAAAATGCTAGTCATAAAGCCtatatgattttagaaaaaaacataaACAACTTGATGCACGAAGTATCCTGCATTCATGCAAGATACGAAGAATGGTATACTCCATGGATTGTAAATTGTAATGTAGGCAAACTACCCGACATAAACATCAATGATTGAATTCACGACTCAAAATCATGACCTATAAGTCCCATAGAGGCAACTTTATCGTTGCTCCATAGCTTATCGAACATTTtacttttctcttctttcaaTACAGtacacatattatatatatctaTTCTAATTAAGTTCCAATTTATACTCTAATGAAGCAGAAAGTCAGCATCCATTCTTCAAGATATTACAAATCAAccaattaaaaatagaaaaatgttAATTAGCCCCCTCAATTCCTTCCCAAGTGAAAAACTATACTCCACAACTCTTTttgttttcatattttttaccTCTAAGTTTtgatttcttgattttccaCTTCTTGTTGCTCATTTCCCTGCCATGTCCAAACTATATCTTTTAATGAAGGTTTTAATCCTTGATCACAAAACTTCCTGTATTCTGCAGTGTTCCTGATTTTTGTCACTTCTACAACATGGAAAGCTGGAGTGATCTCAAATATCTCTGCATCAATAGCTAATTGCCCTTTTCTCCCTTCTTTTGCTTCCTTGCATTTTCACCATCCAGTCTTTTTTCTTTACCTGTTGAAGACATAATGAAGTAAATAAAGTTTGTTCGTtctaaaattctaaatttttagCTAAGATGGTCATACACGCAAACTCACATAAGCTAAAGGTGGTCAGATTAAACTCTTAGATGAGAAAAGTCACATATAGGCTCAAGGATGGTCAGTTAAACATTTTTGACCGAAATTATATTGTGTGTATGGGTCAAATAAGATATATATTAAGCCTTGAACAATTTTAGTGAAATTTTCGACTTTTGCATAAATTTCAACATAGTATGTCGAAATCTCACCAccttctatttttaaaaaaagaagtcaTGTGCTCggataataattgaaaaaagaattagactgtcacgctccgagaggataccctagacgtgatcggcactcaaagaccattgctggtccccaagcgaaccacttggtccaatcacacatccattcactatcaatcaatcagcagaaagtttaaaataacgAAATAATTTggtgggcaatccaaatcaacgatctaactcaagaaaggaaggccatgggccaacaaatcaaactccaatctttgtcattaaaaatagtttgacaagaataattcaaggaaagaaaatactcaatcgacccatcactatctagtctatgaagcctctatcactactatccaattggtgccaatgacatgttcatggctacctcaattcaaaatgaaaagggctaactcgacgcaagaataacataagcggtgtcctccgaatgtaggaaaggactcaccaatacgctgagtgtgtatagatcctcaatggtgctcctattgatgatctcttaaacctgtctctgcatcatgaaatgatgcaggtccgaatggacgtcagtacatggaatgtacgagtatgtaatatggcagaatgaaacatacctcaaggaagaataacgttggttcaaatatctcaaatcagaaagataagagagactcaatcgaagtgtcataagtataaagtaagaatacatttttagacaaagaccaatcatataccataaaatccaatccaatcatgtacaatacagttcaatcaaatcatttacaattcgatcccatctAATCATGtataatccgatccaatccaaccatatatattccgattcaatccaatcatatcacgtatccaatccaatcacataccatcaactctaattcaatcacatattatctaatccaatccaatcacacatccaacccaatctaatcacatatccaatccaatcatatgcaatcaactcaattcaatagatatgcaaattaaaattatgcaatgtttttcaattcaactcaatcatctacaatcccaatcaaaccaatcatatcaagcacaatccattcaattagGAATTTTTCTAATCggcaactatcaccatatgagcgagtgatagtacaacaagccgacattgttgccacttctgttcataccttgctagggtaaaaaCGAATCaataatcatggatccataaccaatcaagtcctatcatgtcaggataataatttagaaagcatccgactttaatagttcaatcctctcctacgtttggcgacatagtttattggtttgagtatggactatactcttacccaattcggtgctcgatactcctcccaagactcaatatactcatatctatcaagtgagtaaaatactcaaaatactcatttagtctcattggactctttcaattcaactcatttagtctcattggactcttttcaaaactcaatcaaatctagccttattggaccttctttcaaatcgactcatctcaaatcatcaaactcttctccttaaaattgatacaatctcaactcaatctcaaaaattgacattttaaagtaaaaattgacatttttaaataaaaatgctcaactcatttatactcaaaatactcatgttcaaaaataattaaaagacttctcaaactcaactcatgcttaaactctttttaaatcatagatgaaaataatcattctttaaactcaaaaatagtgtataaatagtttatgcaaaatgtttacaaattttttatttaaaactctttctcaaaagatcatttatttttaaaatgttcataagactccaatcgaattaaattatgcaaatcacatatcacataatcacattagactccaatccacttcatcacacaacctcctcatcaacataacctcttcatcaatcattctacatatgttaaataaccaccattcacatcattattcacaccatcatcattcacatcatcatcaaacatcatcattgacatcattattaaacatcttgctccaaaattcttatttaattctatattccatttataaaaacaaaatgaCATTTTAGCTCTACCAaggttttatttctttttatgcccttcgcattcataactatcccaaaattctcatataactcaaaatcaatttcatcaaactcatgtaaaaaaatacctcatttcactatgaaaaataatattatttttattaaacacAAAAATCATCaacctcaacctcaagacaattatgacaaaagaaatcacATCTTGGATTAatatgaatgaatacatgaatccatactctcaacaaaactcaactcaagaacaccatcaatacatatgaatttacatacaaaaattcatttgtagtcaataatatgaaagataactatttagtaattcaagtcatgaaaatcatcaatcaattaatagtaaaaaagaaaatctttCTATGATTTtgggaaaaattcaagaaaacctcCATGGGAGGTTCAAgcttttcaccattttcatccaacacatctatggggcatatgaaagaactaaatccatattttaggttagccttacataacttgaaatgaagaacatcccACCGATAACCAAAGACATAACTTGAAGATCTTGGATCCTTGAGCTTTTTAGAGGATTTCTtcttggagatgtttggaagagaagaggggatgaagattagggtttttgggaggtgggaggctgaaaaatgatcccaaaacgttCCAAGCTAGGGTATATATGTTTAGAgaaaatgtccaagttgcccctcttcaaaatctggaaaactgggcaaaaatcttgctggcgctatagtggcgtcgggCGCCACTAGAGCGCCAAACCTAAATTTTCTGCAGTTGGAGTCTAGGCCTGAAATTCTACAGTACTAGTTTGTAGTAAaagggtcataacttttgagtccaaacttcaaaaattgaaatcttagtggcattggaaagaagactcaaagacctttaatttggtaggtcgtgggtcacccagttcgttatattcaAAGATATATGGTCGTTgtaagttgacccttatacgaacttattcggaaacttagtcgagactaattctttggactcgacttggtgttagagatgtattatgaccctaaaccacatctaatacccttcaaatacttaggaattaatcctaactaatatataaaattacaagtccttcggttcgagtctacgcatacatgaagaaatgtttgagtctttgcaaaacaaattctggggtgttacataGACTGGCCTATGATGGGACATGTTGAATTAAgaataatcaagaaaataaagtattttCTCCCTAACAGTTTAACCTTTAAAAGGAGGGTCATACATACCTTAAAACTCCCCATCGAAGCAACTTCCTCTAGCCTCGAGACGATAGTGGACGCAAAATTCTGTGTCGTGAATCTAGCATTCGATCTACGACTCTTATCTATCTCAAACAAGCTAGAGAGATCAAAACCAGGAGAAAGAGAAATGATATCGAAAGCATTCAACAAGTAGGCTTCATTGTTGATGAACTCTGTTCTTTGTGTCCTGAAGAACACTCTACATCTGAATCatccacaatatcaaaaacactACGAGGCGAATCATCGTCGTCGTGTTCTTGATCCAAAATTAGTGGTTTATCAATTTGTTTGAATCCTTTTTTGAACCAATTATTGTCCATTAGCTTAGCTAATGTGATTCTTGAAAATGGATTTGGATCAAGAATTCTTGAAAGTAGTTTTTTCACTTCATAAGGGAAATATTCAAGGCATTTGAATACCCCTTTACTAATTTTTTTGTACATTTCCATTAAATTTGTGTCATGGAATGGAAGATAACCAGCTAACAAGACAAATAAAATCACCCCACATGACCAAATATCTGCCTTTTTGCCATTATACCCTCTTTTATTTATGACCTCTGGCGCGACGTATGCTGGAGTTCCACACGTCGTGTGGAGGAGGCCATCTTGTCTTTTAGTATCGAAAAGAGCACTCAAACCAAAATCGAAAACCTTTAGGTTTTCGGTTTCATCTAGGAGTATATTTTCGGGTTTCAGGTCCTGATGATATTCTCCTCGGCTATGAAAGAAATCAACAGACGCGATTAATTGTTGAAAGTATTTTCGCGCTGCTGATTCCCTAAGCCTCCCTTTAGCAACCTTATTGAATAATTCACCACCTCTAACATATTCCATTGCAAAACAAATTTTTGTTTTGCTAGCCATTACTTCATAAAGTTCAACAATATTTGGATGCCTAATTAACCTCATGATTGAAATTTCACGTTTGATTTGGTCAATTAGGCCAACTTTCATGACTTTTTCTTTGTCAATTACCTTAACAGCTACATTTTGTCCTGTTTTGAGGTTCCTTGCATGAAAGACTTTGGCAAATGTACCTTGGCCTAACAATTTACCAATCTCATACTTATGCATCAAAATTGTGcccttcttctccatttttgCGCTCTTCATGCTCATAATCCTGGAGGACAGATGATGCCAAGCGCACcgaaaaattgaaattattgGCAAATCATCGCGTATTTGccaagtgaatttttttttgtagcaTGGATTTTATGGGAATATTTGTTGAAAGAACTTTAGGGGAAAATTAGCCAGGGTTAGAGGAGGTGTTTTTGTGTTGGAAGTGAAGGAAGTGAATTGCTTGCTTAATTTTATTGAACTtggtcaatatatataaattacaaGATATGCTAAATACAAAGATTGATATTAATAGTTAAAACTAAGGAACCTAAATATATGCTTGCTATAAATACAAAAgtacaatattaattagaatataatcaaaatatattattaaaggcataatatattttaacatattctaaCATATGTTTGCTATAAATACAAAAGtacaatattaattaaaatatattcaaaatatattattaaaggcataatatattttaacatattctaaCACACCTCTTCAGTCGAAGTGGAGGTTCTCGTATGCTTAGACTGTCTCggaaatcattaaataaaatgcGCGGAAGCCCTTTTGTGAAAATATCAGCAATTTGATAACGGGACGGCACATGTAGCACATGTACTTCGCCACGAGCCACTTTCTCACGAACGAAGTGAATAACCATCTCAATGTGTTTAGTGCATTGATGTTGAACTGGGTTGCCATATAAGTATATCGCACTCACATTGTCACAATAAACTAGGGTAGCCTTTTGAATGGGACAATGCAACTCTAGTAGTAGGTTTCGGATCTAGCATGAATCAGAAACAACATTAGAAACACCCTTGTACCTCGCCTctacactactatggaagagagTAGGTTGCTATTTGGAAGACCAAGAGACCAGATTATCCCCAAGAAAAATACAATACCCAGAAGTGGAACAACGGGTGTCAAGACACCTACCCCAATCAGCATCTGTATAAGAGATAAGTCGATTAACTGAGGATTTGTACAAATGCAAACCGTGGGTTAAAGTACTCTAAAGATAGCGTATAATACGCTTGAGGACACACATGTGCTCATTAATCGGAGCGTGCATATGAAGACAGAACTGCTGCACGGCATATGAAATGTCTGGCCGAGTGAATGTGAGATACTGAAGAGCACCTACAAGACTACGATACTTAGTCAGATCATCATACAGAGTATCTGCGGTTGCACTAAGTTTGGACTTAGTGTTAACAGGAGTAGGACAGGGACTGCAGTTAGATATTCTGTCACGTTCAATAATTTTTGTAGCATATTGTGTCTAAGATAAGAAGACACCATAGGTGTTACGGGTGACAACAATACCCAAGAAGAAACTCAGGTGACCAAAATCTTTCATAGCAAATTTAGAAGACAAGAGAGCCATAATATGTTTACGAAGATGGTCAGAAGAAGCTGTAAGAATAATGTCATCCACATATAACAGAATATAAGCAATAGCAGAACCATTCTTGTAAACGAATAAAGAGTGATCTGATTTACTATGAGAGAACCCAATGGTAGCCATAAAATCAGCAAATCTTTGGTACCAAGCCTGATGAGCTTGTTTTAACCCGTATAAAGACTTTTTCAGAAGGCAAATATAGTCTGAAAATTATTTGCTACGAAAACCCATGGGTTGATGCATATAAACTGTTTCACTGAGACGATCATGTAAGAAAGCATTcttgacatccatttgatgaatgggCTAAGATTTAGAGAGAGCAATGCTGAGAACTGCTCTAATGGTAGCCGGTTTAACCACGAAGCTAAATATTTCATCACAATCAATGCCCTGCTGTTGTGTATTTCCGTTACCAACAAAATGAGCTTTGTAACGCTCAAAAGAACTATTAGAATTATGTTTATGACGAAAAATCCACATACCCGAATAACATTCACATTAGGTGGCCTAGGCACTAATTCTCAAGTCTTATTTTCAATTAAAGTATTAAATTCATCTAACATTGCACTTTTCCAATTATGATCACGAAGCGCACTAACAGGATTTTTTGGGATAAGAGAAATATCAGTAGTGATCGTAATGTGGTAGTTGAAAGAGTATTTGGGGTTGGATTTAAGAATATTGTTAGATGTACGAGTGGTCATGCGGTGTAAAATAGGGTTAGTAGTCCTAGAAGTGGTGTGAGGAGGGGTCAGGATAGCTGGGCTGGGTGTAGGAGAAGCAGCATGAGGTGAGGTGTGATCAAGGCCCGTGTGAGACTACGACCCAGATTGAGGAAGAGAGGCCGAATTTGTTTTGGGCTTCACAGGTTGGTCCGGTTGATTAGGTGGGTTAGTTTGCAATGTAGATTGAGTGGAATTTTGTGacaaataatatattaaatggGAATTAATAGTGTcactaaaaatatcataattcgaattttttattttgtaaagtTTGGAGAATGGAAATTCAGTTTCAACAAAATGAACATGACgacaaattatgattttaccaCTCAACATGTCATAGCATTTTGAACCACGATAATTAGGAGCCGGACCTAAATAAGCACAAGGAGTGGACCTTTTTtgtaatttatgaatagtaGATGAGGGGAATAATGGGAAACATAAGCAACCAAAAATACGCAAACTCGAATAATGCGGATCACTTTGATATAAGATTTGAGCGGGTGATTGATTATTCAATACCTTGAAAGGAAGGATGTTGAGAAGATATGTGGCCATGGAGAGTGCATGATTCCAAAAGGATAGTGGCATGGATCCATGAGCAAGAAGAGTTCGGATGATATTATTGATGGATTTTATGTGTCTTTCGGCCTTTCCGTTTTGAGGAGATGTATGAGGGCATGAAAGACAGAAAAGCATGCCATGTTTCtcaaaaaattccataaaaGTTCCATTGATGTATTCCATATCATTGTCACACTGAAACGTCTTCATATTACGTTCAAATTGAATTTTGACTAAAGcatgaaaaactaagaaaaggTGTTTGACTTGAGATTTCCTGGCAACAGAAAATGTTCACAGAAACTTACTATAGTCATCAAGAAAAAGAACATAATAACAATGGCCGGAAGTACTAACAATGGGAGAAGTCCAATATCACTATGAATAATATCAAACGAAAGAAAAGTATATGAAACTGAATCATAAAAAGTAGCTTAGAATATCTCCCAAGAGGACAAGAAGAACAAAAAGTTTTACAAGCCTTGTTACAATCAATAAACTTTTTAGTACAAAGAGACTTACGTATATTATTTCCAGGGTGACCTAGACGATTGTGCCAAATATTCAAAGGCAAAGTAGTAAAAGCAGATTGATTGGTGGAAGAAACGGCTTGAGAGTTAGAGAAAAGTGGATATAAGTCTCTGGTGCTATCACATCTCATTAGTATGTTCTCCGTTTGTAAGTCATTAACAGAGAAACCAAAAGGGTCAAATGATATAGAAATCATATTATCTGTGGTAAACTTACGAACTGAGACTAGatttttgatgagttttggaGCATGTAACACATTGTTTAAGGTAAATAGTGGAGAGGGTGGGGGAAAAATAGTGCGACTGTGACCAATAATTGGAATTAAATGACCACTACCGACAACAATATTATGATGCTTATTGCTTgaattaaaataagaagagaaaataCCTGCATCCGCCACCATGAAAGATATAGCACCGGTATCCATGTAGTAGTTCTCATCGggttgagaaaaaagaaagagcaTGCATAGCGGTCTTAATATCGGTGGGTGTGTAGCTAGGAGCAGAAGGTGCAAGAGCATTAAAAGATTGAGGATTGGGCCCAAGTATGCCTGGCCCAGAGGTTGAAGGGCATTGGGCCCTTGGATTGGGCCTTGGCTGCCACTGGAATGTAGGAAACGGGCAAGGAGGCACTGTCTAACCTCCCCAACTAGGCTGCTGTTATGACCCGTATTTTTCCATATTAGGACATTTTGGGGATAATGGTAACAAGGCTATGTTGGAttttgttggatacaaaattcttatgactaaattgggatgtgaaaatattggaaaagttataggataaaattggaattttaaagTGGAAATAGTAGAAAagattaagggtaaaattggaatttcacatttGGAAATACTACAAAAGGCtaaggacaaaattggaatttcaatttggggatattagaaaaggtgaggggcaaaatggtaatttcacctAGGGGTCTTTATATCTTCCAACTCCTAGAACTTTCAAGAGAATTGGAAGAAGTTAGAAGAGCAAAAATTCTAAGGAAAAAGAGTAGGGAGTTTCGGCCAAGGCAAGGAAAAAAATACTCCTTAAAATTTtatcccaaaaattataatttcctaGTATTTCCACTATATCAAGGTCCTTTATAACATGGTAAACTTAGTTTGGAAGATAGAAGACttgtttggttgatttgaaGCTTTGGTtaagtgaagaagttagaagaaaaaagtaagaattaatccaattttcttatgttatgaagtttgtttatgttgtagtaaGTAGAAATGTGTAGAATccatggaaatatggaagttaTATGGTTGGATTTTGACATATGAATAAGTTATGTGTATGTAAGGTTGTAGGCAAGAAGACTTgaattttatttagtattttagtaATAGTTATGGAGTAGTAGTTATGGTGAAATTGTATGTTGAAAATGAAAGTTGGATGAAtttaattgaagttggaaatatgtGTTAAGGTGATCAGAAGGAACGAATTAAGTTTGTGTAGTATGTTAGTGGTTGTTGTGATTCTTATAATTTAAGTGAAGCTTAAATGGTttaagttggtattaaaatggattgtaggaaattatgtatttttagtatgattttataatattatggaaGTAAAGTTGGTAAAAGTGTgaattgttattgttgattatgaagttgaaaataaaaaataaattataatagttttgttgcatttatggagtttttgggtgaaatatagaattgatgaatattggatagcttacttggaatatttttcatctatgtttgaatgagtttaaattaattgtgaacatgaaatattcatatttatttggaaatgcaaagttttttttttttttttttttatgggaacagaccctacacgaggctcccacctctcgtgcacagtcaggggttaagcaacacccccaagccttaacataaataatcaaaataaaaatacaaggagggggacataaaccttacctccgatcttatggtggttcataagtcggctaacctattaaggtcggctaactcatccccgatacaaaaagagactaactataactagaaagcagtaaacctgtgagaggactcctcccggtacaattcaactatgaaagcataaatgagggagactctccccttccatgagaaaaaagaaaagtaacctacactagtcctattccaactatgctacgtaccagacatagctacattgaagaagaacaagtatacgaaacttctatctcgcatgggatgggaaattcttttcatctttgctctttttagtcttgtcgtaccaagaaaATCTGCACAGACAGACAAAACCAGCAACATGCACAAGCAACCAAGTCTGGAGGTTGTTGTACGTGGGTGTGTTGGTTTTGGCCTCTGTTGTTactgatgctgttgaacttcatctttcaattctgcactttcagcttcagctctgtggttgagttgttgtttggtgtgtggctgagtagttgtttggtgttgtgtttcCACAGTATGTATATGGAGTTGATGGAGGTGTATCATTCtacagctactcatgatattgttgttggttcttggatgttgtctctgagggtgttggagttccttctgggttccactgttgcctgtatctccaacaaccattagcttgtatttgttccttgtctgcttcAAATTGGTGTAGTTGTTGCAGCTATTGATGGAATGCATCCaaggctgccaatctgcaggttcTGATGGCTGCAGTCtccctaggctgcttgttggtctttgttatGAGGTGGTTagacttcttggagtacctgtacagaaaaacaaaacaaacaaacttgtatatgtttcttgtctgctgcaggtggatggagttgttgctggggtgaCTGCTCTTGGGGCTCAATGCAGCTTCAAGTAGGAAGCTGCagctggggtacctgcataAATCAAAACGACTGCACCTCACAACCAAGGGGATCTGCAGGCTGCTGTacccatgttccttgtgtgctgccaGTTGGTAGAGTGTTTGCTGTGGTGTGTTGATGTTAGAGA
It contains:
- the LOC129894926 gene encoding uncharacterized mitochondrial protein AtMg00810-like, with protein sequence MATIGFSHSKSDHSLFVYKNGSAIAYILLYVDDIILTASSDHLRKHIMALLSSKFAMKDFGHLSFFLDTLYDDLTKYRSLVGALQYLTFTRPDISYAVQQFCLHMHAPINEHMCVLKRIIRYL